The genomic DNA AACCTCACTGCAGCCACTGGTAAGATGCTTTTACTCTTCTACaaatttaaaggtgcagtaggcGGGATGGATCACTGGAGAATGGCTGGAATTTTTAAGATTCATCTACAGGTCATTTAGATGCTAATGATTTTGGGATTACATCTCTGTGTCCTGAGCTCTTCTCATCAGATTAGTAAGGACAGACACAGGCCTCCTTAACACCTggatttaaaatgcattttctatGACAGCACCTGACTCACTTGTAAgaacaggtgtaaatacacgtGGAGAAACGCTATCCGATCGTTATCTGATCACCAAAGGGATCCACAGAGGCTCAATcccatttctgtctgttttgacATCTTAGCTGCTAGCAAACCAAAGACAGTAGTGTCAGAACACAAacttaatattaacaataagaataagaataataataaaaacaacaataataatgataataataaaaaagatttaaaaaaactaaaaagggACTCAGATTTCACTAGCTGGCAAGCCGGCGGAAACACGtgtgtgatggtgatgtgaATAAATTGTTATTTGTAACTGCACTTTCTGTTTTGACTCATATAATCattaattcttttttaaaatgtccctACTCATAAGACTATTAAACAtgttataatatttatacattatcctttttaatataatatctaCTCAGTGTCGTTCAGTAGTGacagttcatgttttttaagtgtgagGTTcagactgctgtgtgtttgtgtcgcccCTTTGTGATGAAATACatgattttaacattaaattgtTTTCTCTTATTCTTTAATCTCAGTTCCTCCAAATGCAGAGGAGTTTAAATCAATGGGACAGAATGAGACCAGTGTaactctgcagtggaaaaaagtGGAAAACTTCACCAATTATTTACTCAAGTACAATGGACTAGAGATAAACTTCACTGCACAAGACGGAAATCTATATGTGACACAGACAATCTTGGATCTGAGCAATGGAACTAAATATGACTTCAGTCTCTTCACTATGTTTGAAAACATCAGGAGCCGTGGAGTAAACATCACTGCAGCCACTGGTAGGATGCTTTTACTCTGTGACGATGTCTGAAAGCCAATATAACACTAAATACATCATTTTATGTTCTCATGACAGGAAGAACTAAGTATGTAACATGTTTCAGTTGAGGTATTTTaagtgtggttatatgaggtTCAGTCCAAAGCAGACAGTGCTCTGTGTACACAGCCTCTTTGCTGATAACTTCatgatattttcttttacttcaGGGAAACAGTACATAAAATACAGCATACTGAACATTTGATGttgattttaacatcatcattttgtaaTAACATGTTCTTTCTTATGGAATAATTCCAGCCCCCCTAAATGCAGAGGAGTTTACATCAGAGGGACAGAATGAGACCAGTGTAACTCTGCGGTGGAAAAAAGTGGGAAACATCCTCAGTCACACTCTAGAGTTCAGTGGACGAGAGATAAATGTCACTGCATCAGAGGAAAATGAATATGTGACAAAGACAATCTTGGATCTGAACAGTGGAATTAAATATAGCTTCAgactcttcactgtgtttgaaaacatcaGGAGCCGTGGAGTAAACCTCACTGCAGCCACTGGTAAGATGCTTTTACTCTGCAACTATGTCtcaaatttaaagctgcagtaggcagaaTATCTGAACAAtggttaaaatgtttaaatttcatcttcacattattaaaataataaatgtttgggATCACATCTCTGTGTGCTGAGCCAGTCTTATTAGATTAGAGACCAAATCCCATTTTAATTCTTATTCCTTCCTCCACCCTTGGCCCCTTGTTTCTTGGAACTGAGTTACGTGTTGTGGTTAAAACTAACTTTACATGGGACATGATCACATAAGCAGATGAAACATGTTTTAGCAGAGATTCAACACTccatcacactctcactcataCTCCCACAcataggggggggggggggggtgcacatggtggtgcagtggcttACATTGTTTCCTTACAACCAGGTGGTCACCAGGTCTGATCCCGATttgaccaagggcctttctgtgtggtgtTCATATGTTTTCCCcctggttctccggtttcctcccacagcccaaaaacatgccAATTGGGAGAGTCCTGTACTTTCCACTCACGCTGCCACACCCCCTCATCAACTCAACCACCTCCACCTGTCGTTAATTACTCAGGCAGCACATAAGCAGCTCCGCAGCAGTCACTCCTTGTCAGTCTCTCCAGCAATTTCCTGTGTTCTTTCacattttcccttttccccCGTTCATGACTCTTTTCGCCCTCTGACCTTCACCACAGCAAACTCAGGTCATTACAAACCtttatgtgtgactgtgttgcaTTTGGCCACTGTCTTACTGTAGTTGAgggtgaatggctgtttgtctctcaaTGTTTGCCGTAGGATgtcaatctgtccagggtgggaCCCctacctttcaccctgtgttaGCCGACATTGGCTCCAGTGGCCTTGCAACAGTAACAGGCCCCGGGTCTGAGGCCtgtagaaacagaaaaacaatgagACTGATAACAGGtcgtgtgtctctttctctcacttcaGCCAGACTTTATTTGGGTTTACATATGTACTACAACTTTGTCCTAATGCGTACCTGTCAACACAGCAATATCCACTTTtcaacaaacaataataattgacACGATATACATGTGCTTGAGTCttcataaacaaatgaaatcaaaacatGTGCAAAGGAAATTCCAGATAACTGGCTGATAAAACCTTTGCAAAATGCTATTAATTACTTAAATGTCATGGCATTGCAAGTGAGAGGCAATACATATATAGAAATTTCAAATGCAAAACACACTAATTTCTGACATAACAGAAGCCTTGTACACCATCAACGTCATGGAGGAGCtctaaaataagacataaatgcagaaataaaatacacatgctTAAAAGTTAAACTAGCTAATGCAACATTAGCTGAGGCTTTTTAACAACACTACTCGCTTCAACTATTACTAAATCCTTGATATACACAGGAAGTAAGTGAATCGAATATTATGccgatattattattattattattgttatctttatattattctttattaacctctagaaacagaaaaacaatgagACTGGCAACAGGTTGTGTGTCGCTTTCTTTCGCTTCAGCCAGACTAAAGATGAGAGCTCACTGTCGCCACACCATGCCATCTTATTGGGAGGCGGAGCCCCCTTGTGGCGAAAATTGGGATCATTCTTACAACAAAGGCTCTGTTACTGGGAAATCCACATTCAAATTAtaacaaacatgcaaaaataaatgacacaatgtGACCACACGTGGCTGGGCATCACACAACCATTATGAGGAGGATAGTGGGTAGACAATAGAGGAATGGGCAGAATTTCTTCATTAAAGTGTTCATTAATTTAATGTCgaaccactttatcctccacatgagggttgctagtgccaatcccagctgacacagggcaaaagtaCACCCCAGTCCATCCgtccaacaaccattcactcctacAATTAATTCACACTGAACAGTTAACCTCTGATTGCATGTTTCTTGGACTGTGTgagaaaaccagagaacctggacaAAACCCTCTCAGTGGGGGAGCATCTGTATAGAAAGGCCCCTTCTTCAGACCAGGTCACAAATCTGGCTcttcttgctgtaaggcaacagtgctagcgtGCCCCGTTTGAAGTGTGCTCCTGTAAAATGTTTAGAAGGACCAGTTAACCCTCACACTTCATCTTACCGCTCTACCTCATCAAGAATCAGGACACACTTACATGTGACCACGGAAAACAGAGGGGTAGGGGTGAGGAACATATTCTTGATATCCAATTTTGCAATAACTTGTTCCTTTAATCTCAGTTCCTCCAAATGCAGAGGAGTTTAAATCAGTGGGACGGACTGAGACCAGTGTaactctgcagtggaaaaaagtGCAAAGCTTCACCAATTATTTACTCAAGTACAATGAACGAGAGTTAAACGTCCCTGCACAAGACGGAAATGAATATGTGACACAGACAATCTTGGATCTGAGCAGTGGAACTAAATATGTCTTCAgtctcttcactgtgtttgaaaacatcaGTAGCCGTGGAGTAAACCTCGCTGCAGCCACTGGTAAGATGCTTTTACTCCATCACAGGCAAAGTCCAGGAACTGATAGAAATTGCTCACTCTATTAAAttgtgatgaaataaatgaatggaatcaaacattaatgtgaaaaatcagtcattttataaATCGGTGTCCCCTTCATGTCTTTTTACATTCCAGTCCCTGGCAGCACAGAAGAGTTTACATCAGTGGGACAGAATGAGACCAGTGTaactctgcagtggaaaaaagtGGGAATCATTCTCAGTTACACTCTAGTGTTCAATGGACAAGAGATAAACGTCACTGCATCAGAGAGAAATGTATACGTGACGGAGACAATCTCAGGTCTCAGCAGTGGAACTAAATATGACTTCAgtctcttcactgtgtttgaaaACTACAGGAGCATTGGAGTAAACCTCACTGCAGACACTGGTAAGATGCTTTTACATTCAGGTATATTTTTATAAAGGCTGGCACATATTAACACACTCAATCCCtataaaatgacaacaacacatACCACAAAAAGTCGACGTCGCTGTCGATTCCTGGCGCCCGATTTACATGGGCCGCTCCCCACCCTGTTGACACGGTGCGGTTGGGGCACACTGAGTATAGTCCGCCTGCCACCTttgccccgagcctttccaagccgatcTAGCGCCTGTCGTGTGTGACACTCTTGTATGATAAAGTAgggcatcaattcatgaaaaaaacagtttatatATGTtggaaaacatatttaaactctaattccgcactttttagacccactcatagggggacgggaccagaatgtaaacagtgtccgccatctttgctaacagttacgctaacaggaccaagtgggaagcacagtttttcaaaaatactacccctattctagtaatacaaagataaatgcaaatcagtgaagtattcctttaagtaacCAAGACTAATTCAAGTCTTCACTGTCCATTTTCTCATGTATGTCACGTGTAAATTTGTCCTCTCTCCTTTCAGCTTCtgaatcagtgtgtgtggttgtgtgtgaatatgaattcattcattcattcttttttcatCAGTTCCTCCAGCAGTGTCTTTGGTCATAGTAAGTGAACGTTCAGTGACCAGAGTGACTCTGAAGTGGGATGGTGTGAATAGAGACTGGAGCTACTTGCTTCAGATGAATGGCCTTGATGTGACCGTGAGCCCAGACAATTCCTTAGATGTGTCCTCTTCAGTCACTTCTCTGAAACCTGGGACAGAGTATCCCTTCAGTGTGACCACAATGTTCTCCGGACTCAACAGTACTGCTTATACAGGCTTCACAGTAACAGGTATATGCAGACCTACACCCTAAAAATGGCACACGCTGTTTTTGTATGATGTACTGACACCTGATGTCCAAACCTGAGACTTCACTTAGAGTTGTGATGTTCACGGACGAACCAAATCTATTGAACGACTCTTTAACATGAGCGATGAGGAACCGAGTCACAGTTGAGAgccgttcttcttcttcttttttttttcttcttttttttttaaaccgctGTCACGCACACGGCATGCGCACACAAGCTCCTCCTGCTACTCCACTGAGGCGGAGAGCATGCACAACAAGGGGAGGAGCCTGGGGTGCCAATTGGGTGCATACTGCGGAGAGTCAGACTGCAGCTGTGAGCCAAAGGAAGCGCAGCACAGTTGGATGTACTTTTCGGGTGCAAAGGCAAAATGTAACATGTAACGCCAAAATAATGATTCTTTCAAGTCTGTCTTGAATATTGTTTACTAAAATGTTCCCTAATGTCACCAAGGACAGTATAGGAGTCCTCTTCAGAGTTATActtgaaacttgttttttaaaagtttttctAGATTAATATATTTTTAGTTTAGTATAGTTCTGCATGGAAGTTCATTGTAGCCTGCTTAGTCTTTTATTGTGCcataaataaaaaggtgttgCATGATTAACAAGTCACAAGAGCTTTATTTACACTAAGacacattttatacaaacatCCAAAATAGCTCCCTTCAAAGAGCCATAAATCCCATCTCTATACCTCATACAATCACAAGTGGAAGTAAATAACTATCCCTTTACCATTTGGCTACACTAACAGTTTGTTCTTATTCATTTCAGCCATAGACTGTGCAAAAGTGTTCTGGCACGTGACTAACACATCGATCCAAGGGACCGTTCAAGGTTTATTCTCAAACGCCACAGCCTCTTATAACCAAACCCATGTCAGTCCTGGAGGTAGCAATGTGTCCTTCACTGGCCTTCACCCTGGTGCAACGTACGAAGTGTGTCTCGTGTACAATATAAATTCTACATCCTTTGAACAGTGTCGCCACAATCTAACCATCCGTAAGTACAACTGCAAATACTGTGACtcaccaaaaataataacactgaATTACATGACTATGTTTGATGCATTTGTAGTTCATATGTGTAGGAGCCACACCTTGCTTGCGGTGGATTATTTGGGCTTTGATTTGCTTGGTATGGTTGCCACGGTGATATGTGGGGGTTTGGGTCACGTGGGCACCGTAGATGGCAGTCGTAGGTTATAATTAGGGGCTGAATCACCTGcactgggaggagagaggagagtcaGGTAGCCGTAATTTTTGTTGACCACCGCTTTTTGTTCAGTTATGACACACATACGCAAACAGTGCACGTACTACATCTTACCTGCGTGTGTATTTCCAAATAGCCGCTGTAGTAGCTGTTGTGTTTATCATTAAACATCCTGAAACTTGCTTACCCGGACTCAGCGTGCTCCTAGCGTGTCATACAAACATACAGGACCTATCTCTTCTTAAGCGACGTTAAAGGGCTGGAAAATCACAACAATATTAGGGTTAGATTTAGGCACAAACATGCTAGGAAATGATTTTAGACGTAGAATAATATCCTCATAACACATGATACGTCAAATACGTCAATACTACACAATGCATGTAATTCATTCATGCAGCATGAATTCTTGTTTGTgacagtaaatacatttttcccCTTGTTTCCAATCAGTTCCTCCAACTTTGAGTGCTCACTGTGAGTACTGGGATGCTGGCTATTCCATCAATATCGTGTGGAATAAACCTCGTGGCTTGTGGACTGCAGTGGAGGTGACTGTGTCCGAGCAAACTCACACATTTCCTGAAAATGGAGAGCAGCATGCAACAATACACGGATTCCGTCCTGCCCAAACATACACTGTATCTTTAGTGTCACTGTCTGGGACTGTGAGGCGCTCTGAGCCAGTGGTTTTTTCATGTGCTACCGATCCAAGGGGTAAGTCAAAAATACATTTCCTGATTTCCtaatttttcaactttttaccATTTATCTTTCATCATAAAATTCCTATTAGTGGAAAACATAAAGGTAAAGATACTGAACTCAGATTTGAATCCCTGTAGGAGTCATTGCCGGAGCATCCCTCGGTGTGCTGCTTTTCTGTATCCTGGTATTACTGGTGGTCATCATTATTTATAAAAGACCAAATTTAATCAGGTAGGTACCTCTGCTAACataacactgcagctttaatgtctaaccctaatgGAATCTGGCAGTGAACATCTACtgtgtcttttctttccccACAATAGAAACAAGAAATTATATCGTGGATCCAAAGGCGTCCACAGAAGTTACAAGTAAATAAACCTATAATCAcactctccctgtgtgtgtgtgtgtgtgtgtgtgtgcgtgcgtgcgtgcgtgtgtctgtctctctctctccttgtgtgtctctctctccctgtgtgtgtgtctttctctctgtgtgtctctctctccgtgtgtgtgtctttctctctgtgtgtctctctctccctgtgtgtgtgtgtgtgtgcgtgcgtgcctgcgtgtgtctgtctctctctctctctctgtctctctctccctgtgtgtgcctctctctctccttgtgtgtctctctctccctgtgtgtgtgtctctctctccgtgtgtgtgtgtctttctctctgtgtgtctctctctctccttgtgtgtgtctctgtctccctctccctgtgatatgtgtattgttttttatttctcttttcattAAATGGTCTCTAAATGTTAGCCCTGTGATTAACCgctgacctgtccagagtgtacctgCCTTTTGTCCTgtgttagctgggattggctccagcgaccTCAAACTCTTATGTGTAGGATTAAGCCGTATGcagtgaatgaataaatcattGGTATGATATTTTaactgttaatgttttatttttgtcagacCTATACATGTATCAGCGTTTCCAGCCCACTACCACGGGTTAAGTGCAGATGACAACAGAGGTTTCAGTGACGAATATAAggtggattaaaaatgttcttgtttttgtgtaagATTATAAAATTGTAAGGTATCGATGTGGTTTTTCTGTTGacctctgtgtcactgacgtgCCAATTCCATGCAGAGCCTTGCTCCTGTTGGCACaacgcagaaaaaaaaagtctgcacCCTGcctggaaacaaagaaaagaatcgTTTCAACAACATCCTGCCGTGTAAGTCTGGCACTGCGACACTGCTGACAGTGTTCCACTGAGTCACTGAAGCATCTCCTCATAACTGTGTTCACCTGTTTCATCCTAGATGACTGGTCTCGGGTGAAGCTGAATACATCCAAGTCCAAGGGGAGGTCTGACTACATTAATGCTAATTACATTCCAGTAGGTATCACTGGATGACTATGTCATTGAAAAagaaactaataataataatgtactttTATCGCAGATCCAtgagtttgaatgttttccaaatctgtctgtctgtctatctcaGGGCTACAACAGCAAGAAAGAGTTCATCGCCACTCAGGGTCCTCTGCCCTCCACTGTCAATGACTTCTGGAGGATGATTTGGGAGCAACGGGTGAAAGGCATCGTCATGGTAACCAACTGCGTTGAGGGAGGACGGGTGAGTCTTCCGGTTATaagatttacagtttttctcagtcgctttggtgcttttctcaCATCACTATCAACATTTGCACAGCAGTTCGTGCATTTCTCAAAACAATTAGTGCAAACTCCAATTCAGGAGACATTTCCAGGAAAAAATGATGAAGAAAGATATACAATTTGCTTGACAGAATTTTATAACTCTTTCAACAATTTTGTATGTAATGACTCAAGCAATGAAATGAAGACTATTAATTTTATTGGGAACGACTATTCAGCATCCATAAGTATAGTTAATTTTGACTGACATGACATAAGCAAATGATAATGTCATAAAAAAGCAGAGAATTGTATGAAAGCAACTGATAAATGTCCAAAAGCATTTGCAATTTGTTCAGAGGAAGGAGAAATTGCTACTATAATGTGCACAAATGACTAAATGTTGTGGAGGTTGAACTAAAAGACCTTCTATTTTAAGACCTTATCGCCACACAACAGTTTTAGTTTGCAATTAAATCTATAGAGGAAAAACCATGCAAAGGAACTCATTAACTGGAAAGGAACAAAGCTCGAACAGCGTTGATGCCCATCGAGGCTACGCTTATCATCTTTCTGCAATTTATACAAAAAGCCAGTTGTTCTCGGCAACAGGCTTCAACCATTGTTGAAATTCAGGGATCTCCAACCAGGAGTCCGCAAACTAACATTTTCCCATGTGTGATGATTCTGGCATTTTCGGATATTATATCGTGTTAAGTAACAAAATTCTGGTATTTTTCGACCTGGGCCctatgtgtataaatgtgtatgtgaaTAGTACTTAGAAAAGGTGTAATAATTGGTCCAGTAGATCGCCTCGGGCAGCAGCCGCAACAGGCAGCGATGGCGTAGTGTAACTGTACAGGGCAACAGCGCCGgctgtgatgcattcactgGTTCTTGTAAAATCTGCTCACTTTCACTGTTGCTCTCCAATTCTCCAAGTTTGCGTACAGACGACTGTCCTGACCGATACTAGAGACAATGTGGgcaatgtgtatgtgtgctgtaAGATTACACTGCTGTCACAGCTGCTGCCTGAGGTGATCTACTGGACCAATTATGAAACGTTTAGTACCattcacatttataaacatagggCCCTAGTCGAAACAAAATACCAGAATTCCCCTTTAAGTTAATAAGTCAACATGCTTCGGACTCTGCACACTGTTTGTCAGCAGACTGTTGTAAATTGTCATTACATATCTATTTTTCCTCTAATGTTTCCTTTTCTTAGCCCAAGTGTGATCATTACTGGCCTGAAGACAGCACGCCTCGCTTTTACAAAGGGGTGCGGGTCACCATCACATCTAAGCAAGAGGAACCCTACTGGACATTGAGGGAATTTAGTGTGAAACATGTATGAAACACCTTTAAAATATAGTTTTCGTTTGAAGTGAGGACATCTAC from Solea solea chromosome 21, fSolSol10.1, whole genome shotgun sequence includes the following:
- the ptprh gene encoding receptor-type tyrosine-protein phosphatase H isoform X2, which translates into the protein MRPLPFTSDLWVLCVFLTLSLWGVTAALSPAEEFKSVGQNETSVTLQWKKVGNILSYTLVFNGREINVTASERNVYVTETISGLSSGTKYDFSLFTVFENITSSGVNLAAATVPPNAEEFKSVGQNETSVTLQWKKVGNILSYTLVFNGREINVTASERNVYVTETISGLSSGTKYDFSLFTVFGNNTSSGVNLTAATVPHSTEEFTSVRQNETSVTLQWKKVGNILSYTLVFNGQEINVTASERNVYVTETISGLSSGTKYDFSLFTVFENIRSSGVNLAAATVPPNAEEFKSVGQNETSVTLQWKKVENFTNYLLKYNEREINVTAQDGTAYVTQTIPDLSNGTKYDFSLFTVFENNTSSGVDLTAATAPLNSEEFKSVEQTETSVTLQWKKVGNILSYTLVFNGREINVTAQDGNVYVTETISGLSSGTKYGFSLFTVFENIRSSGVNLTAATVPPNAEEFKSMGQNETSVTLQWKKVENFTNYLLKYNGLEINFTAQDGNLYVTQTILDLSNGTKYDFSLFTMFENIRSRGVNITAATAPLNAEEFTSEGQNETSVTLRWKKVGNILSHTLEFSGREINVTASEENEYVTKTILDLNSGIKYSFRLFTVFENIRSRGVNLTAATVPPNAEEFKSVGRTETSVTLQWKKVQSFTNYLLKYNERELNVPAQDGNEYVTQTILDLSSGTKYVFSLFTVFENISSRGVNLAAATVPPAVSLVIVSERSVTRVTLKWDGVNRDWSYLLQMNGLDVTVSPDNSLDVSSSVTSLKPGTEYPFSVTTMFSGLNSTAYTGFTVTAIDCAKVFWHVTNTSIQGTVQGLFSNATASYNQTHVSPGGSNVSFTGLHPGATYEVCLVYNINSTSFEQCRHNLTILPPTLSAHCEYWDAGYSINIVWNKPRGLWTAVEVTVSEQTHTFPENGEQHATIHGFRPAQTYTVSLVSLSGTVRRSEPVVFSCATDPRGVIAGASLGVLLFCILVLLVVIIIYKRPNLIRNKKLYRGSKGVHRSYKPIHVSAFPAHYHGLSADDNRGFSDEYKSLAPVGTTQKKKVCTLPGNKEKNRFNNILPYDWSRVKLNTSKSKGRSDYINANYIPGYNSKKEFIATQGPLPSTVNDFWRMIWEQRVKGIVMVTNCVEGGRPKCDHYWPEDSTPRFYKGVRVTITSKQEEPYWTLREFSVKHIDSSEERIVTHFHFTAWPDHGVPEGTIPLIQFRGLVRWHMEKEGAGAPTVVHCSAGVGRTGTLIALDVLLQQLGHNNAVSVYAVVHKMRQSRTHMVQTEWQYIFLHQCIMDCLEQDKTEDNVYENVDMTYANATALRELR
- the ptprh gene encoding receptor-type tyrosine-protein phosphatase H isoform X1, with the protein product MRPLPFTSDLWVLCVFLTLSLWGVTAALSPAEEFKSVGQNETSVTLQWKKVGNILSYTLVFNGREINVTASERNVYVTETISGLSSGTKYDFSLFTVFENITSSGVNLAAATVPPNAEEFKSVGQNETSVTLQWKKVGNILSYTLVFNGREINVTASERNVYVTETISGLSSGTKYDFSLFTVFGNNTSSGVNLTAATVPHSTEEFTSVRQNETSVTLQWKKVGNILSYTLVFNGQEINVTASERNVYVTETISGLSSGTKYDFSLFTVFENIRSSGVNLAAATVPPNAEEFKSVGQNETSVTLQWKKVENFTNYLLKYNEREINVTAQDGTAYVTQTIPDLSNGTKYDFSLFTVFENNTSSGVDLTAATAPLNSEEFKSVEQTETSVTLQWKKVGNILSYTLVFNGREINVTAQDGNVYVTETISGLSSGTKYGFSLFTVFENIRSSGVNLTAATVPPNAEEFKSMGQNETSVTLQWKKVENFTNYLLKYNGLEINFTAQDGNLYVTQTILDLSNGTKYDFSLFTMFENIRSRGVNITAATAPLNAEEFTSEGQNETSVTLRWKKVGNILSHTLEFSGREINVTASEENEYVTKTILDLNSGIKYSFRLFTVFENIRSRGVNLTAATVPPNAEEFKSVGRTETSVTLQWKKVQSFTNYLLKYNERELNVPAQDGNEYVTQTILDLSSGTKYVFSLFTVFENISSRGVNLAAATVPGSTEEFTSVGQNETSVTLQWKKVGIILSYTLVFNGQEINVTASERNVYVTETISGLSSGTKYDFSLFTVFENYRSIGVNLTADTVPPAVSLVIVSERSVTRVTLKWDGVNRDWSYLLQMNGLDVTVSPDNSLDVSSSVTSLKPGTEYPFSVTTMFSGLNSTAYTGFTVTAIDCAKVFWHVTNTSIQGTVQGLFSNATASYNQTHVSPGGSNVSFTGLHPGATYEVCLVYNINSTSFEQCRHNLTILPPTLSAHCEYWDAGYSINIVWNKPRGLWTAVEVTVSEQTHTFPENGEQHATIHGFRPAQTYTVSLVSLSGTVRRSEPVVFSCATDPRGVIAGASLGVLLFCILVLLVVIIIYKRPNLIRNKKLYRGSKGVHRSYKPIHVSAFPAHYHGLSADDNRGFSDEYKSLAPVGTTQKKKVCTLPGNKEKNRFNNILPYDWSRVKLNTSKSKGRSDYINANYIPGYNSKKEFIATQGPLPSTVNDFWRMIWEQRVKGIVMVTNCVEGGRPKCDHYWPEDSTPRFYKGVRVTITSKQEEPYWTLREFSVKHIDSSEERIVTHFHFTAWPDHGVPEGTIPLIQFRGLVRWHMEKEGAGAPTVVHCSAGVGRTGTLIALDVLLQQLGHNNAVSVYAVVHKMRQSRTHMVQTEWQYIFLHQCIMDCLEQDKTEDNVYENVDMTYANATALRELR
- the ptprh gene encoding receptor-type tyrosine-protein phosphatase H isoform X3, encoding MRPLPFTSDLWVLCVFLTLSLWGVTAALSPAEEFKSVGQNETSVTLQWKKVGNILSYTLVFNGREINVTASERNVYVTETISGLSSGTKYDFSLFTVFENITSSGVNLAAATVPPNAEEFKSVGQNETSVTLQWKKVGNILSYTLVFNGREINVTASERNVYVTETISGLSSGTKYDFSLFTVFGNNTSSGVNLTAATVPHSTEEFTSVRQNETSVTLQWKKVGNILSYTLVFNGQEINVTASERNVYVTETISGLSSGTKYDFSLFTVFENIRSSGVNLAAATVPPNAEEFKSVGQNETSVTLQWKKVENFTNYLLKYNEREINVTAQDGTAYVTQTIPDLSNGTKYDFSLFTVFENNTSSGVDLTAATAPLNSEEFKSVEQTETSVTLQWKKVGNILSYTLVFNGREINVTAQDGNVYVTETISGLSSGTKYGFSLFTVFENIRSSGVNLTAATAPLNAEEFTSEGQNETSVTLRWKKVGNILSHTLEFSGREINVTASEENEYVTKTILDLNSGIKYSFRLFTVFENIRSRGVNLTAATVPPNAEEFKSVGRTETSVTLQWKKVQSFTNYLLKYNERELNVPAQDGNEYVTQTILDLSSGTKYVFSLFTVFENISSRGVNLAAATVPGSTEEFTSVGQNETSVTLQWKKVGIILSYTLVFNGQEINVTASERNVYVTETISGLSSGTKYDFSLFTVFENYRSIGVNLTADTVPPAVSLVIVSERSVTRVTLKWDGVNRDWSYLLQMNGLDVTVSPDNSLDVSSSVTSLKPGTEYPFSVTTMFSGLNSTAYTGFTVTAIDCAKVFWHVTNTSIQGTVQGLFSNATASYNQTHVSPGGSNVSFTGLHPGATYEVCLVYNINSTSFEQCRHNLTILPPTLSAHCEYWDAGYSINIVWNKPRGLWTAVEVTVSEQTHTFPENGEQHATIHGFRPAQTYTVSLVSLSGTVRRSEPVVFSCATDPRGVIAGASLGVLLFCILVLLVVIIIYKRPNLIRNKKLYRGSKGVHRSYKPIHVSAFPAHYHGLSADDNRGFSDEYKSLAPVGTTQKKKVCTLPGNKEKNRFNNILPYDWSRVKLNTSKSKGRSDYINANYIPGYNSKKEFIATQGPLPSTVNDFWRMIWEQRVKGIVMVTNCVEGGRPKCDHYWPEDSTPRFYKGVRVTITSKQEEPYWTLREFSVKHIDSSEERIVTHFHFTAWPDHGVPEGTIPLIQFRGLVRWHMEKEGAGAPTVVHCSAGVGRTGTLIALDVLLQQLGHNNAVSVYAVVHKMRQSRTHMVQTEWQYIFLHQCIMDCLEQDKTEDNVYENVDMTYANATALRELR